Proteins encoded within one genomic window of Candidatus Methylacidiphilales bacterium:
- a CDS encoding TonB-dependent receptor — translation MWIWSGVLWLLVWVGAAAAVQEPIVVRADADRAGVSPTVPSSRLELERLAGAVSVEELERVQEGAPATLADSLLEVPGLYSRSRNGSAQTRFSLRGSGLARNADTRGIALQLDGLPLNVSDADFDFLGAVEPLALSHVRVFRSANSAGGVTNALGGSLDFITRTGRDLPQAEARTEFGSYGSYRQHVAGGWATDTVDGFASLTNSTADGFRQHGQLNRQHATVNLGWGDPGHWENRLYYTGFQSDEELPGALTLAQIGRDRRQAASSPAPAFDRVLADWRDELVWHRVADRFAWQGTDDRIEGGAWFTASSIRNPRNRVFDTDGWDSGARVKWTREAELAGRPQLFSASLTGGAAGNEETSYENTGGGNRGAVVDDTRDRFANSDLFLQHDVEFVDRWHLVTSLHMGYALRALSDRVVGAGEQRTADEVDYFLVNPAIGVVFRPVDDVQVYANAAHAQEPPTQADLYRVGAANFFPLDVQQSTTLEIGSRGTFGKLAWDAAFYHAWLEDEYLITENAPGSTDTRNTPESIHRGIESEVSWEFLQPVDNVAGHSVRLTQQATWNDFHLVGDPQFGSNRIAGVPEVVLRSALELRHGSGFYLVPEVQVQPLGIPVDYANSLKSDAFALFGFRAGYGKPQGIQVFFEAQNLGDDTFIADVSVIADAGGADRRVFFPGTGRAFYGGVSWKW, via the coding sequence ATGTGGATCTGGTCCGGAGTTCTATGGCTGCTGGTTTGGGTCGGCGCGGCCGCGGCGGTCCAAGAACCGATCGTGGTCCGGGCGGATGCTGACCGGGCGGGGGTCTCACCCACGGTCCCCTCCTCCCGGCTGGAACTGGAACGGCTGGCCGGTGCGGTCTCGGTGGAGGAACTGGAAAGGGTTCAGGAGGGTGCCCCAGCCACGCTCGCCGACAGTCTTCTCGAAGTCCCCGGTCTATACAGCCGTTCGCGCAACGGCTCCGCCCAGACGCGCTTTTCCCTCCGCGGCAGCGGCCTGGCCCGAAATGCCGACACCCGCGGGATCGCCCTGCAGCTCGACGGCCTGCCGCTCAACGTGTCGGATGCCGACTTTGATTTTCTCGGGGCGGTCGAACCCCTCGCCCTTTCCCATGTCCGGGTGTTCCGCAGCGCCAATTCGGCAGGAGGAGTGACCAACGCGCTGGGTGGTTCGTTGGACTTCATCACCCGGACCGGCCGCGATCTCCCCCAAGCCGAAGCGCGGACGGAATTCGGCAGCTATGGCAGCTATCGCCAACACGTCGCCGGAGGCTGGGCCACGGATACGGTCGATGGCTTTGCCTCCCTGACCAACTCCACCGCCGATGGCTTCCGGCAGCACGGCCAATTGAACCGCCAACACGCCACCGTCAACCTCGGCTGGGGTGATCCGGGTCACTGGGAAAACCGTTTGTACTACACCGGATTCCAGAGCGACGAAGAATTGCCCGGTGCCCTGACCCTGGCGCAGATCGGCCGTGACCGCCGACAGGCCGCCTCCAGCCCGGCCCCCGCCTTCGACCGCGTGCTGGCCGATTGGCGCGATGAATTGGTGTGGCACCGCGTGGCCGACCGGTTTGCCTGGCAGGGGACGGACGACCGCATCGAGGGCGGGGCCTGGTTCACCGCTTCCTCCATCCGCAATCCCCGCAACCGGGTTTTTGACACCGACGGCTGGGACAGCGGGGCGCGCGTGAAGTGGACCCGCGAGGCAGAACTGGCCGGACGTCCACAGCTCTTTTCCGCAAGCCTGACCGGCGGCGCGGCGGGCAATGAGGAAACGAGCTACGAAAACACCGGCGGGGGCAATCGGGGTGCCGTGGTCGACGACACCAGGGACCGTTTTGCCAACTCTGACTTGTTCCTCCAGCATGACGTCGAATTCGTCGATCGGTGGCATCTGGTGACCTCGCTCCACATGGGTTACGCCCTGCGCGCACTCTCAGACCGGGTGGTGGGTGCGGGCGAGCAGCGGACCGCCGACGAAGTCGATTATTTCCTGGTCAATCCGGCCATCGGGGTGGTCTTCCGGCCCGTGGATGACGTGCAAGTGTATGCCAACGCCGCGCACGCCCAGGAACCCCCGACCCAAGCCGACCTCTACCGGGTGGGTGCCGCCAACTTTTTCCCGCTCGATGTCCAGCAATCCACCACTCTGGAAATCGGCTCGCGCGGGACTTTCGGGAAACTGGCCTGGGACGCGGCTTTTTACCACGCCTGGCTGGAGGATGAATACCTCATCACCGAGAATGCCCCGGGTTCCACCGACACCCGCAACACACCGGAATCCATCCATCGTGGCATCGAATCGGAAGTGTCCTGGGAATTCCTCCAGCCGGTGGACAACGTCGCCGGCCATTCGGTGCGGCTGACACAACAGGCCACCTGGAACGACTTCCACCTCGTCGGTGATCCCCAATTCGGCAGCAACCGCATCGCCGGGGTGCCGGAAGTGGTCCTGCGCAGCGCTTTGGAGTTGCGACATGGATCCGGCTTTTATCTGGTGCCCGAGGTGCAGGTGCAACCGTTGGGGATCCCGGTTGATTATGCCAACAGCTTGAAGAGCGACGCCTTTGCGCTCTTCGGGTTTCGGGCAGGCTATGGCAAACCACAGGGGATACAGGTGTTTTTCGAAGCGCAGAACCTCGGAGATGATACGTTCATCGCCGACGTCTCCGTCATCGCCGATGCCGGCGGTGCGGACCGGCGGGTTTTCTTCCCGGGAACGGGTCGCGCCTTCTATGGCGGGGTCTCTTGGAAGTGGTGA
- a CDS encoding glycoside hydrolase family 3 N-terminal domain-containing protein yields the protein MTAPSLTGQPIVMGVPGPELTDGLRDLIRRVQPGGFILFGRNLASAEQVYRLISEFYELCHQTPIVTIDQEGGRVSRLKLIGQEPPSGYDLCLAGREDWCEEHGVLTGRLLKLFGFNLNLAPVVDWSIDEERDNSLRGRCLGRTVEEVQRNASAFLRGMESQGVRGTAKHFPGYTYCALDPHGELPRIDRTRAEMEKEELQSFRNFLHASAFMVGHGFFPAWHSDALPASLSRKVVTDLLRGELGYRGLVMTDDLEMGAIANHYPSESATRLAMEAGHDILLYCHNPACVQIASDVLESLPSTLLEPALARISAFKKTVVSIPPAFDAQAFAAINDGIRALREKVRAQVGK from the coding sequence ATGACTGCCCCTTCCCTCACCGGTCAGCCCATCGTGATGGGTGTGCCCGGCCCCGAACTGACCGATGGCCTGCGCGACCTCATCCGCCGCGTCCAGCCCGGTGGGTTCATCCTCTTCGGACGCAATCTGGCCTCGGCCGAGCAGGTCTACCGGCTCATTTCGGAGTTCTACGAACTCTGCCACCAGACCCCCATTGTGACGATCGACCAGGAAGGAGGACGGGTTTCGCGCCTCAAGTTGATCGGCCAGGAACCGCCCTCCGGCTACGATCTTTGCCTGGCCGGGCGCGAAGACTGGTGTGAGGAGCATGGTGTGCTGACGGGACGCTTGCTCAAGCTCTTCGGCTTCAACCTCAATCTCGCCCCGGTGGTCGATTGGAGCATCGATGAGGAGCGGGACAATTCCCTGCGCGGCCGCTGCCTCGGCCGCACAGTGGAAGAAGTCCAGCGCAACGCCTCGGCCTTCCTAAGGGGAATGGAATCGCAGGGCGTGCGTGGCACGGCCAAGCATTTCCCGGGCTACACCTACTGCGCCCTCGACCCCCACGGGGAACTGCCTCGCATCGACCGCACCCGCGCCGAAATGGAGAAAGAAGAACTGCAAAGCTTCCGCAATTTCCTCCACGCCTCCGCCTTCATGGTCGGGCATGGATTCTTTCCCGCCTGGCACAGCGACGCCCTCCCGGCTTCGCTTTCGCGCAAAGTGGTGACCGATCTCCTCCGCGGGGAACTGGGCTACCGCGGGCTGGTCATGACCGACGACCTGGAAATGGGCGCCATCGCCAACCATTACCCGAGCGAGTCGGCCACCCGGCTCGCCATGGAGGCCGGGCATGACATCCTGCTTTACTGCCACAACCCGGCCTGCGTGCAGATCGCGAGTGATGTGTTGGAGTCACTGCCGTCCACCTTGTTGGAGCCCGCCCTGGCCCGCATCTCCGCCTTCAAAAAAACCGTGGTCTCGATACCGCCGGCCTTCGACGCCCAAGCCTTTGCCGCCATCAACGACGGGATCAGAGCCCTGCGGGAAAAAGTTCGCGCGCAGGTGGGGAAATGA
- a CDS encoding 4a-hydroxytetrahydrobiopterin dehydratase: protein MTRARRLVDAVVQERLSQIPGWSLKDGKLHREFKFANFVEAFAFMTASALEAEKLNHHPEWSNVWATVKVDLTTHHAQGITDLDFELASRMEVHARTNGEA from the coding sequence ATGACCCGGGCCCGACGGCTGGTGGATGCAGTTGTCCAAGAACGACTCTCACAAATCCCGGGGTGGTCGTTGAAAGACGGCAAGCTCCACCGGGAATTCAAGTTTGCCAATTTCGTGGAAGCCTTTGCGTTCATGACCGCCAGTGCCTTGGAAGCGGAGAAGTTGAACCACCACCCCGAGTGGTCGAATGTCTGGGCCACGGTCAAAGTCGACCTGACCACCCATCATGCCCAAGGCATCACGGACCTGGATTTTGAATTGGCCTCGCGCATGGAAGTCCATGCCCGCACCAACGGCGAAGCCTGA